In Mycolicibacter virginiensis, the DNA window AGCGGAAGAAGGTCATGGATGACCGCGCCGACGCGTTCCTGACCCTGCCCGGCGGCATCGGCACGCTGGAAGAGCTGTTCGAGACCTGGACCGCCGGGTATCTCGGCATGCACGACAAAGAGGTGGTGCTACTCGATCCCGATGGCCACTACGAGGGGCTGTGGACGTGGCTGTCAGGGCTGATCGACACCGGTTTCGTAGCCCGGCGTGCGATGGATCGTCTGCTGGTGTTCGGCGAGATGGAGGCGGCGCTGGACGCCTGTTCACCCGGTACCGCCGGTACCGGTTAAGCTCTCGATTTTCGGCGAAATGAGGCGATAACGTGTCCGACCACGACTCCGGCACCGTCACCCAGGTGGGACTGGTCGACGTTCTGGCCCGCACCCCCCGCCTGCTGGCCGACGGGCCGACCATCCTGCGCGGGCTGTGGACCGGGCTGCGAGCTCGCCCCACCTCCAAGGCCTCGATCGGCAAGGTCTTCCAGGACCGCGCGGCCCAAGTCG includes these proteins:
- a CDS encoding TIGR00730 family Rossman fold protein, with product MRSSEWAVCVYCASGPSDPALLALAAKVGAAIAERGWTLVWGGGNVSAMGALAVAARERGGRTVGVIPKALLHREVADVDADELIVTDTMRERKKVMDDRADAFLTLPGGIGTLEELFETWTAGYLGMHDKEVVLLDPDGHYEGLWTWLSGLIDTGFVARRAMDRLLVFGEMEAALDACSPGTAGTG